A genomic stretch from Bradyrhizobium sp. 195 includes:
- a CDS encoding nucleotidyltransferase family protein → MSVKPTKAMVLAAGFGLRMRPLTDKMPKPMVPVAGQPLLDHVLDKLGHAGVTEAVVNVHYLPDQIIDHTASRQHPRVTISDERDQVLGTGGGVVKALPLLGDAPFFHVNSDTLWIDGVRSNLMRLAENFDPERMDILLLMAPTATSIGYSGRGDYGMLPDGALRKRKEKEVVPFVYAGAAILSPSIFEDAPKGEFSLTKMFDRANEQERLFGLRLDGVWMHVGTPDAVHAAEEAFLESVA, encoded by the coding sequence ATGTCCGTCAAACCGACCAAAGCCATGGTGCTCGCCGCAGGATTCGGCCTGCGCATGCGTCCGCTGACGGACAAGATGCCGAAGCCGATGGTACCGGTGGCCGGTCAACCGCTGCTCGACCACGTGCTCGACAAGCTCGGCCATGCCGGCGTGACCGAGGCCGTGGTCAACGTGCATTACCTGCCCGACCAGATCATCGATCACACCGCATCGCGCCAGCATCCGCGCGTGACCATCTCCGACGAACGCGACCAGGTGCTCGGCACTGGCGGCGGCGTGGTCAAGGCGCTGCCGCTGCTCGGCGATGCGCCGTTCTTCCACGTCAATTCCGACACGCTGTGGATCGACGGCGTGCGCTCGAACCTGATGCGGCTCGCTGAAAACTTCGACCCTGAGCGCATGGACATTCTGCTCCTGATGGCGCCGACCGCGACCAGCATCGGCTATAGCGGCCGCGGCGACTACGGCATGCTGCCCGATGGCGCCCTGCGCAAGCGCAAGGAAAAAGAGGTCGTTCCGTTCGTCTATGCCGGCGCCGCGATCCTGTCGCCGTCGATCTTCGAAGACGCCCCGAAGGGGGAGTTCTCGCTGACAAAGATGTTCGACCGCGCCAACGAGCAGGAGCGGCTGTTCGGCCTCCGCCTCGACGGCGTCTGGATGCATGTCGGCACCCCCGACGCGGTGCACGCCGCGGAAGAGGCGTTCCTGGAGAGCGTGGCGTAA
- a CDS encoding PilZ domain-containing protein yields the protein MAVKTDQRGNSRVVFERGISAQMMGIDGTWRRDCTMEDVSETGAKLTIDGSVEGLHLKEFFLLLSSTGLAYRRCELAWVNGDQIGVNFLKLGDKKKKARSTAVGA from the coding sequence ATGGCGGTAAAGACGGACCAGCGCGGCAACAGCAGGGTTGTTTTCGAGCGCGGGATTTCGGCCCAGATGATGGGGATCGACGGCACCTGGCGGCGCGACTGCACCATGGAGGACGTCTCCGAAACCGGCGCCAAGCTGACCATCGACGGCTCGGTCGAGGGCCTGCATCTGAAAGAGTTCTTTCTCCTGCTGTCGTCCACCGGCTTGGCCTACCGGCGCTGCGAGCTGGCCTGGGTCAATGGCGACCAGATCGGCGTCAATTTCCTCAAGCTCGGCGACAAGAAGAAAAAGGCGCGTTCCACAGCCGTCGGGGCATGA
- the tsaE gene encoding tRNA (adenosine(37)-N6)-threonylcarbamoyltransferase complex ATPase subunit type 1 TsaE, translated as MTEPVTFSVALHNETATAQLMADLALLVGPGDVITLTGDLGAGKTAAARSLIRYLAGDDALEVPSPTFTLVQGYELPPFPVMHADLYRVEDESELEEIGLSPLPDATLVLIEWPERAPSAMPQDRIDIALTHRPALGSTARAADITGYGKGAAQVARLKSLREFLDASGYMDATRKRMAGDASTRSYARLLRDEAIVILMNFPQRPDGATMYNGKSYSAAVHLAENVKPFVAIDEGLRAQGISAPAIHHSDLNHGFLITEDFGSEGVIEGEPARPIAERYEVATDVLARLHAKTLPEALPLAGQSYDIPVFDIDALLIEIGLMPEWYLPDRNAPLSDEKRTEFFAMWRELLRKPLAAPRTWVIRDYHSPNLIWLGDRSGIERVGVIDFQDTVLGPQSYDVVSLLQDARIDVPETVELTLLSRYIKARRANDAGFDAAGFAELYAIMSAQRNTRLLGTFARLNRRDGKPHYLRHQPRIWTYLQRSLAHPALSALRDWYLANVPPPRA; from the coding sequence ATGACAGAACCCGTCACATTCTCCGTCGCGCTCCACAACGAGACGGCTACCGCGCAATTGATGGCCGACCTCGCGCTGCTGGTCGGCCCCGGCGACGTCATCACCCTCACCGGCGATCTCGGTGCCGGCAAGACCGCGGCGGCGCGCAGCCTGATCCGCTACCTCGCGGGCGACGACGCGCTGGAGGTGCCGAGCCCGACCTTCACGTTGGTGCAGGGCTACGAGCTGCCGCCGTTTCCGGTGATGCATGCCGATCTCTACCGCGTCGAGGACGAGAGCGAGCTCGAGGAGATCGGGCTGTCGCCGCTCCCGGATGCCACCCTCGTCCTGATCGAATGGCCCGAGCGCGCGCCGTCGGCGATGCCGCAAGACCGCATCGACATCGCGTTGACGCATCGGCCGGCGCTGGGCTCGACTGCACGCGCCGCCGACATCACCGGCTACGGCAAGGGTGCCGCGCAAGTCGCGCGGCTGAAGTCGCTGCGTGAATTCCTCGACGCCTCGGGCTACATGGATGCGACGCGCAAGCGCATGGCCGGTGACGCCTCGACCCGCTCCTATGCGCGGCTGCTGCGCGACGAGGCGATCGTCATCCTCATGAACTTCCCGCAGCGCCCTGATGGTGCTACGATGTACAACGGAAAATCCTACAGCGCCGCGGTGCATCTCGCCGAGAATGTAAAGCCCTTCGTCGCAATCGACGAAGGGCTGCGCGCCCAGGGCATCTCGGCGCCCGCAATCCACCATTCCGATCTCAACCATGGCTTTCTGATCACCGAGGATTTCGGCAGTGAAGGCGTGATCGAGGGCGAGCCGGCGCGGCCGATTGCCGAGCGCTACGAGGTTGCGACCGACGTGCTGGCCAGGCTGCACGCCAAGACGCTGCCGGAAGCCCTGCCGCTGGCGGGCCAGAGCTACGACATCCCGGTCTTCGACATCGACGCGCTCTTGATCGAAATCGGCCTGATGCCGGAATGGTATCTGCCCGACCGCAACGCGCCGCTGAGCGACGAAAAGCGCACGGAATTCTTCGCGATGTGGCGCGAGCTGCTGAGGAAGCCGCTGGCGGCGCCGAGGACGTGGGTCATACGCGACTACCACTCGCCCAATCTGATCTGGCTCGGGGATCGCAGCGGCATCGAACGCGTCGGCGTGATCGATTTCCAGGACACCGTGCTCGGACCGCAATCCTACGACGTCGTCTCGCTGCTTCAGGACGCCCGCATCGACGTGCCCGAGACGGTCGAGCTGACCCTGCTGTCGCGCTACATCAAAGCACGCCGCGCGAACGATGCAGGCTTCGACGCCGCGGGCTTCGCCGAGCTCTACGCCATCATGTCGGCGCAGCGGAACACGCGCCTGCTCGGCACCTTCGCCCGCCTCAACCGCCGCGACGGCAAGCCGCATTACCTCCGTCACCAGCCGCGTATCTGGACCTATCTCCAGCGCTCGCTGGCGCATCCGGCGCTGAGCGCCTTGCGCGACTGGTATCTCGCCAACGTCCCACCGCCGAGGGCCTGA
- the addB gene encoding double-strand break repair protein AddB, protein MRVLSVPISVPFLRTVVTSLLDGRLVDGFEARKEPARLADVTLYLPTRRAMRVVREIFLDEMKADAVVLPRIVALGDIDEDELAFADEAEQFSGSTPLDIPPRLGELERRLTLAQLVAAWAKGPVLAPLVVGGPASTLALAGDLARLIDDMVTRGVDWNALDGLVPDNLDRYWQHSLEFLRIARIAWPAHLAEIKRIEPAARRDLLIAAEAKRLTAHPNGPVIAAGSTGSMPATAKFLHAVASLPHGAVVLPGLDTDLDDDAWRTIGGVRDALGKFAEHPASNHPQYAMNALLDRFGIKRSDVDILQPPAEGGRDLLASESMRPSAKTEVWHDRLKQPDVAAKIAGGMTNLAVVEAPNPEMEALAIAIAMRESRHLDKSAALVTPDRALARRVMAALTRWDLDFDDSGGDVLMETSAGVFARLVAEAATKGLEPPTLLAMLKHPLCRLGRAAGAWKAAIEGLELAMLRGTRPPAGTGGLLREFNRFRDELTKLWRSEVSALHKAEPRARLKAEDIDRIQTLIDALQKALAPIESLVSSKPFDFAELAHRHREIMIELSLDEQGIPLAFEEREGLALAGVFDDLLRGGTTSGLMVPLSDYPDVFQTAFGDRAVRRRDKPGAQLQIYGPLESRLMQADRIIIGGLIEGVWPPSPRIDPWLSRPMRHELGLDLPERRIGLSAHDFAQLLGGDEVILTHSAKAGGAPAVASRFLHRLEAVAGDDHWKAAVRAGEKYVQFAGALDQPAEVQPIKQPEPRPPRAVRPLKMSVTTIEDWLRDPYTIYAKHILRLDALDPVDMPLSAADRGSAIHDALGEFTEAYATRLPDDPARVLRAIGEKYFAPLMERPEARALWWPRFQRIARWFGEWETVRREAIEAITAETRGEISIRLDNARTFYLSARADRIERRTGGSYAILDYKTGQPPTGKQVRMGLSPQLTLEAAILREGGFPNIDAGASVSQLVYIRLSGNNPPGEERILQLKFKQGDEPQPPDTAAAEARAKLEALIRAFEDENQPYTSLNLPMWTNRYGAYDDLARIKEWSAAGGLGIEEW, encoded by the coding sequence ATGCGCGTTCTCAGCGTTCCCATCTCAGTTCCGTTCTTGCGCACTGTCGTCACGAGCCTGCTCGACGGACGGCTGGTCGACGGATTCGAGGCGCGCAAGGAACCGGCCCGGCTGGCGGACGTCACGCTGTACCTGCCGACCCGCCGCGCGATGCGCGTTGTGCGCGAGATCTTCCTCGACGAGATGAAGGCCGACGCGGTGGTGCTGCCGCGCATCGTTGCGCTCGGCGACATCGACGAGGACGAACTCGCCTTCGCCGATGAAGCCGAGCAGTTTTCCGGCTCAACGCCGCTCGACATTCCGCCGCGGCTCGGCGAGCTCGAACGGCGGCTGACGCTGGCGCAGCTCGTCGCCGCCTGGGCCAAGGGTCCGGTGCTGGCGCCGCTGGTGGTCGGCGGCCCCGCTTCCACGCTTGCTCTCGCCGGCGACCTCGCACGCCTGATCGACGACATGGTCACGCGCGGCGTCGACTGGAACGCGCTCGATGGCCTCGTGCCTGATAACCTCGACCGCTACTGGCAGCACTCGCTCGAATTTCTGCGCATCGCGCGCATCGCCTGGCCCGCTCATCTCGCCGAGATCAAGCGGATCGAACCCGCGGCACGGCGCGATCTCCTGATCGCGGCGGAAGCCAAACGCCTGACTGCGCATCCCAATGGCCCCGTGATCGCGGCGGGCTCGACCGGCTCGATGCCCGCCACCGCCAAATTCCTGCACGCCGTCGCATCGCTGCCGCATGGCGCCGTGGTGCTGCCGGGCCTCGACACCGATCTCGATGACGATGCCTGGCGGACCATCGGCGGCGTTCGCGATGCGCTCGGCAAATTCGCGGAGCATCCGGCGTCGAACCATCCGCAATATGCCATGAATGCGCTGCTGGATCGGTTTGGCATCAAGCGCAGCGACGTTGACATTCTCCAGCCGCCGGCAGAAGGCGGCCGCGACCTGCTCGCCTCGGAATCGATGCGGCCGTCAGCCAAGACGGAAGTCTGGCACGACCGGCTGAAACAACCGGATGTCGCTGCAAAGATCGCCGGCGGCATGACAAACCTTGCCGTCGTCGAAGCGCCCAACCCTGAGATGGAAGCGCTCGCGATCGCGATTGCGATGCGCGAATCACGACATCTCGACAAGTCGGCGGCGCTGGTGACGCCCGATCGTGCGCTGGCGCGACGGGTGATGGCGGCGCTGACGCGATGGGATCTCGATTTCGACGATTCCGGCGGTGACGTGCTGATGGAAACATCCGCCGGGGTCTTTGCACGACTCGTGGCAGAGGCCGCGACAAAGGGCCTGGAGCCGCCGACATTGCTGGCGATGCTGAAGCATCCGCTGTGCCGGCTCGGCCGCGCGGCGGGCGCGTGGAAAGCGGCGATCGAAGGGCTGGAGCTCGCGATGTTGCGCGGCACGCGCCCGCCTGCCGGCACGGGCGGTCTCTTGCGCGAGTTCAACCGCTTTCGCGACGAGCTGACAAAGCTCTGGCGCAGCGAGGTCTCCGCACTCCACAAGGCCGAGCCACGCGCGCGGCTCAAGGCCGAGGATATCGATCGCATCCAGACGCTGATCGATGCCTTGCAGAAGGCGTTGGCGCCGATCGAAAGCCTCGTATCGTCAAAGCCATTCGACTTCGCCGAGCTCGCGCATCGGCATCGCGAGATCATGATCGAGCTGTCGCTGGACGAACAGGGCATTCCGCTGGCCTTCGAGGAGCGCGAGGGCCTCGCGCTCGCCGGCGTCTTCGACGACCTCCTGCGCGGCGGCACGACCAGCGGATTGATGGTGCCGCTGTCCGATTATCCTGATGTGTTCCAGACCGCGTTCGGCGATCGCGCGGTACGGCGGCGGGACAAGCCAGGCGCGCAGCTGCAGATCTACGGCCCGCTGGAATCGCGCCTGATGCAGGCCGACCGCATCATCATCGGCGGCCTGATCGAAGGCGTCTGGCCGCCGTCGCCACGGATCGACCCCTGGCTCAGCCGACCGATGCGGCACGAGCTCGGTCTCGATCTGCCGGAGCGCCGCATCGGCCTGTCCGCACACGACTTCGCACAGCTGCTCGGCGGCGACGAAGTCATCCTCACCCATTCCGCCAAGGCCGGCGGCGCGCCGGCGGTTGCTTCGCGCTTCCTGCACCGGTTGGAAGCGGTTGCCGGCGACGATCATTGGAAGGCGGCCGTTCGGGCCGGTGAGAAATATGTGCAGTTCGCCGGCGCGCTCGACCAGCCCGCCGAAGTCCAACCGATCAAGCAGCCCGAGCCGCGGCCGCCGCGCGCGGTGCGACCGCTAAAAATGTCGGTCACCACGATCGAGGATTGGCTGCGCGATCCCTACACGATCTACGCCAAGCACATCTTGCGGCTCGATGCGCTCGATCCCGTCGATATGCCGCTGTCGGCCGCCGACCGCGGCTCGGCCATCCACGATGCGCTTGGCGAATTCACCGAAGCCTATGCCACGCGCCTGCCCGACGATCCCGCCCGCGTGCTGCGCGCGATCGGTGAAAAGTATTTTGCGCCGCTGATGGAGCGCCCCGAGGCGCGAGCGCTGTGGTGGCCGCGCTTCCAGCGCATCGCGCGCTGGTTTGGCGAATGGGAGACCGTGCGCCGCGAGGCGATCGAGGCGATCACCGCGGAGACCCGCGGCGAAATCTCGATCCGGCTCGACAATGCGCGCACTTTCTATCTTTCCGCGCGCGCCGACCGCATCGAACGCCGCACGGGCGGCAGCTACGCCATCCTCGACTACAAGACCGGACAGCCGCCGACCGGCAAGCAGGTCCGCATGGGCCTCTCGCCGCAGCTGACCCTGGAGGCCGCGATTCTGCGCGAAGGCGGCTTTCCCAATATCGATGCTGGCGCCTCCGTGAGCCAGCTCGTCTATATCCGTCTCAGCGGGAACAATCCGCCGGGCGAGGAGCGCATTCTCCAGCTCAAGTTCAAGCAGGGTGACGAGCCGCAGCCGCCGGATACGGCAGCTGCCGAGGCGCGAGCCAAGCTGGAGGCCCTGATCCGCGCTTTTGAGGACGAGAATCAGCCTTACACCTCGCTGAACCTGCCGATGTGGACGAACCGCTATGGCGCCTATGACGACCTCGCCCGGATCAAGGAATGGTCCGCGGCCGGCGGATTGGGGATCGAGGAATGGTAA
- the addA gene encoding double-strand break repair helicase AddA, with the protein MVKAPRPIPDEVRARQARASDPTASAFVSANAGSGKTHVLVQRVIRLLLSGVPPEKILCITFTKAAAANMAERVFTTLGHWVTLDDTALDAAIRAVGIPHPDRKLRRDARKLFACALETPGGLKVQTIHALCTRLLQQFPFEANVPARFSVIDERDQTDMMERANLKVLLEAARDPDSITGRALLTAMASAADVTFKEVVREACLSRDHFMAWTDEAGNAGAAVEQMAAVLGVDARDRIEDVETEILDGPFLPRSRWDDIAFALEDGSKSDNDQAGRLREAKAFSGSAQVDAYLCVFLTDEKLPRKAVLTKKFCDHNPSVTRLFENEAQRLGELIEKRRAVTMRDRTAALLHIATAAAANYRREKQERGLLDYDDLIDKTLAMLNRVASGWVHYKLDRGVDHVLIDEAQDTSPRQWDIVAHIISEFTAGEGAREGLNRTVFAVGDEKQSIFSFQGADPHEFDKRKRELDRRFKAAGLKFDPVAFTYSFRSGATILNSVDHVFREPQIYKSIHSIDIGHPLHNALADAGPSVIELWDLAEADDRQDIEGWRAPFDGVAVTSPEVKLARRIQAEIKRLVESGTLTGHEGERRPLRYGDMLILVRRRGNAFDAVIQALKHAGVPVAGADRLKLTEHIAIIDLMNLADALLLPQDDLALAVALKSPLFGLDDDDLFQLAHDRKGSLRRALGEHASTDEKFATALRRLEACEIRAREETPFAFYAWLLGGDGGRARILRRLGHEANDALDEFLELALNYERKAPASLQGFMAWLRSADTEVKRDMEISRDEVRVMTVHGAKGLEASVVFMVDTTSSPADSQRLQLIHVPRGNGGEVVVWAGRKADDPKPVAEARNAMLEETEDEYRRLLYVAMTRAADRLIVGGCLPGNRKAVRKLSWYDLIDTGLAGAGLDKQVIETPLGKVTRFARPEDVAALGTPATSVDRTVALPDWLLAPAPRETADDDPVRPSGQPTGEGRAVRSGESVQSRALALQRGTLVHRLLQSLPDIAIERRREAALGFMARNAADWPEADRAALADKVLALITEPRFAPVFAAGSRAEVAIVGKLERPGRTPALVSGQIDRLVVRPDEVLIVDFKTNQAAPKNAAEAPTAYVRQLALYRAVLSQLYPQKPVRAVLLWTEAVEYMEISAPALDAALASLHLGVSVLDPARSRS; encoded by the coding sequence ATGGTAAAGGCACCGCGGCCCATTCCCGACGAGGTGCGCGCGCGGCAGGCGCGCGCGTCGGATCCGACCGCCTCGGCCTTCGTGTCGGCCAATGCCGGCTCGGGCAAGACGCATGTGCTGGTGCAGCGCGTGATCCGCCTGTTGCTGTCTGGCGTGCCGCCGGAAAAAATCCTCTGCATCACCTTCACCAAGGCCGCCGCCGCCAACATGGCCGAGCGCGTGTTCACGACGCTCGGTCATTGGGTGACGCTGGATGATACCGCGCTCGATGCCGCGATCCGCGCCGTCGGCATCCCGCATCCGGACCGAAAACTGCGTCGTGACGCGCGAAAACTGTTCGCCTGCGCGCTGGAGACACCGGGCGGCTTGAAGGTGCAGACCATCCACGCTCTCTGCACCCGCCTGCTCCAGCAGTTTCCGTTCGAGGCCAATGTGCCGGCGCGCTTTTCCGTGATCGACGAGCGCGACCAGACCGACATGATGGAGCGCGCCAATCTGAAGGTGCTGCTGGAGGCCGCGCGTGATCCGGACAGCATCACCGGCCGAGCGCTGCTGACCGCCATGGCAAGCGCGGCCGATGTGACCTTCAAGGAGGTCGTGCGTGAGGCGTGCCTCAGCCGCGATCATTTCATGGCCTGGACCGATGAAGCCGGCAACGCCGGGGCGGCGGTCGAACAGATGGCGGCTGTGCTCGGCGTCGATGCGCGCGATCGTATTGAGGACGTCGAAACGGAGATTCTCGACGGCCCATTCCTGCCGCGGTCGCGCTGGGACGACATCGCCTTTGCGCTGGAGGATGGCAGCAAGTCCGACAACGACCAGGCCGGCCGGCTGCGCGAAGCAAAAGCCTTTTCCGGCAGCGCGCAGGTCGATGCCTATCTCTGCGTCTTCCTCACCGACGAGAAGCTGCCGCGCAAGGCGGTTCTGACCAAGAAATTTTGCGATCACAACCCGTCCGTTACCCGCCTGTTCGAGAACGAGGCGCAGCGGCTCGGTGAGCTGATCGAGAAGCGTCGCGCGGTGACCATGCGCGACCGCACCGCGGCCCTGCTGCATATCGCGACTGCCGCCGCCGCAAACTACCGCCGCGAGAAGCAGGAGCGCGGCCTGCTCGACTACGACGACCTCATCGACAAGACGCTGGCGATGCTCAACCGCGTCGCCTCGGGCTGGGTGCATTACAAGCTCGACCGCGGCGTCGATCACGTCTTGATCGACGAGGCCCAGGACACCAGCCCGCGGCAATGGGACATCGTCGCGCACATCATCTCGGAGTTCACGGCCGGCGAAGGCGCGCGCGAGGGGCTGAACCGCACTGTGTTCGCGGTCGGCGACGAGAAGCAGTCGATCTTCTCGTTCCAGGGCGCCGACCCGCACGAGTTCGACAAGCGAAAGCGAGAGTTGGACCGCAGGTTCAAAGCCGCCGGGCTCAAGTTCGACCCGGTCGCCTTCACCTATTCGTTCCGTTCGGGCGCAACGATCCTGAACTCGGTCGATCATGTCTTCCGCGAGCCCCAGATCTACAAGAGCATCCATTCTATCGACATCGGCCATCCCCTGCACAATGCGCTCGCCGATGCAGGGCCGAGCGTGATCGAACTGTGGGATCTCGCGGAAGCCGATGACAGGCAGGACATCGAGGGCTGGCGCGCCCCCTTCGACGGGGTCGCCGTCACCAGCCCCGAAGTGAAGCTCGCGCGCCGCATCCAGGCCGAGATCAAGCGGCTGGTCGAGAGCGGCACGCTGACGGGACATGAGGGCGAGCGCCGTCCATTGCGCTACGGCGACATGCTGATCCTGGTGCGCCGGCGCGGTAACGCGTTCGACGCCGTGATCCAGGCGCTGAAGCACGCTGGCGTTCCGGTCGCGGGCGCCGACCGGCTCAAGCTCACCGAACACATCGCCATCATCGATCTGATGAATCTCGCCGACGCGCTGCTACTGCCGCAGGACGATCTTGCGCTGGCGGTGGCGCTGAAGAGCCCGCTGTTCGGGCTCGATGACGACGACCTGTTCCAACTGGCCCATGACCGAAAGGGATCGCTGCGCCGCGCGCTGGGCGAGCATGCTTCCACAGACGAGAAATTCGCGACCGCATTGCGCCGGCTCGAGGCCTGCGAGATCCGCGCACGCGAGGAGACGCCGTTCGCCTTCTACGCCTGGCTCCTCGGCGGCGACGGCGGCCGTGCGCGCATCCTGCGCCGGCTCGGCCATGAGGCCAATGACGCGCTCGACGAATTCCTGGAGCTCGCGCTGAACTACGAGCGCAAGGCGCCGGCCTCGCTGCAGGGCTTCATGGCCTGGCTGCGCTCGGCCGACACCGAGGTGAAGCGCGACATGGAGATCTCGCGCGACGAGGTGCGGGTAATGACGGTGCATGGCGCCAAGGGCCTGGAGGCCTCCGTCGTGTTCATGGTCGACACCACCTCATCGCCTGCGGATTCGCAGCGACTTCAACTGATCCACGTCCCGCGCGGCAATGGCGGCGAGGTCGTGGTCTGGGCCGGCCGCAAGGCGGACGATCCCAAACCGGTTGCCGAAGCGCGCAACGCGATGCTCGAGGAGACCGAGGATGAGTATCGCCGCCTGCTCTACGTTGCGATGACCCGCGCGGCGGATCGGCTGATCGTCGGGGGCTGCCTGCCGGGCAACAGGAAGGCGGTCCGCAAGCTGAGCTGGTATGACCTGATCGACACCGGGCTCGCCGGCGCGGGCCTCGACAAGCAGGTCATCGAGACGCCGCTCGGCAAGGTGACCCGATTCGCCCGGCCGGAGGATGTCGCGGCGCTCGGCACACCGGCGACGTCCGTAGACCGGACCGTCGCCCTGCCCGATTGGCTGCTTGCGCCGGCACCCCGCGAGACCGCCGACGACGATCCGGTGCGTCCCTCCGGACAACCGACCGGGGAAGGGCGCGCGGTGCGATCAGGCGAATCGGTCCAGTCCCGCGCCCTTGCATTGCAACGCGGCACGCTGGTGCACCGGCTGCTGCAATCCCTGCCCGACATCGCCATCGAGCGCCGGCGCGAGGCCGCGCTCGGCTTCATGGCCCGCAACGCCGCGGACTGGCCGGAAGCCGACCGCGCCGCTTTGGCCGACAAGGTGCTGGCCCTGATCACCGAACCGCGTTTTGCGCCGGTCTTCGCTGCCGGCAGCCGGGCCGAGGTCGCCATTGTCGGCAAATTGGAGCGGCCGGGCCGCACGCCGGCGCTGGTGTCGGGGCAGATCGACCGGCTGGTCGTGCGTCCGGATGAGGTTTTGATCGTGGATTTCAAGACCAACCAGGCCGCGCCCAAAAACGCGGCTGAGGCCCCCACCGCCTATGTCCGGCAGCTTGCGCTGTACCGGGCGGTGCTATCGCAGCTTTATCCCCAAAAGCCCGTCAGGGCCGTCCTGCTCTGGACCGAGGCCGTTGAATATATGGAGATTTCAGCCCCCGCGCTGGACGCGGCGCTGGCATCCCTTCATCTCGGCGTGAGCGTCCTTGACCCGGCAAGGAGCCGTTCATAG